Proteins co-encoded in one Cataglyphis hispanica isolate Lineage 1 chromosome 4, ULB_Chis1_1.0, whole genome shotgun sequence genomic window:
- the LOC126848733 gene encoding uncharacterized protein LOC126848733, with protein MCYIDCDNSVTSIPKSPTTMICPICPNCRFSTPNYCWERSEGINRKETEKQKQQKEKKEEEKEKETSVQQPNSTTTCFVADLLVSHNYINNDSSFINVPTVVHEPTVFQSAHRCSNIQFADSETTELSCDAQILETEQNSSLTSPINQSNQNPFITGLKNYGMAMKYVTTTCNPTNDSITFHPIYTSPNMHSGGCLIQNTEAGILVQTSPIDIQRKLAGGSCLMQKKHFSNEDERLVMFKYVENFAHQTLVTSQSGYLELPENRRIPLSSRTTRENNETMSTESRQRKILTKTNDCCDCNGTIQQNICQCHKKLTDTSDDCDSLLFEPVGNGMQIRVNANMQLPVNLSDCQIDITATAMPCSQIVTTKPFSRNKQEQNEGTKEEKQKKEKEEKKEKEIAIHSTTASCYLADLLVSSKSYINNNDSFINVPTIAREPAVFQSTHCFNAQFANSETVELPNNFSKSVTVKDRSDNLYCATENRIITTGNNNGCNNNERKERAPTISVPHPCVMSSPWRLDTKLFNKNGKLHKIKRLLQTCGWYHENISWKQSENLLKNTSVGRWLMRDSSDSRYIFAISVQTARGPTSVRVCYFLKHFQFDAEPGLALAIPTFDCPITMLEHYVEYSKRMDRREVWVDYSGELYSQIYLTKPLIKEVKSLSHLARLVVNRNKLPTEHLPLLIRNYLAEYPYTL; from the coding sequence ATGTGTTATATCGATTGCGATAATTCAGTCACGAGTATACCAAAATCGCCAACAACAATGATATGTCCAATATGTCCGAATTGCCGCTTCTCAACGCCGAATTACTGTTGGGAGCGCAGCGAAGGAATTAACCGGAAAGAAACGGAGAAACAGAAACAACaaaaggagaagaaagaagaggaaaaagaaaaagaaacctCCGTACAACAACCTAATTCAACAACGACCTGTTTCGTCGCTGATCTTCTAGTATCACATAATTACATCAACAATGATAGTAGTTTCATAAACGTACCGACAGTCGTTCACGAGCCTACCGTTTTCCAGTCAGCCCATCGTTGCTCCAATATTCAATTTGCCGACTCCGAGACAACGGAACTTTCTTGCGATGCTCAAATATTAGAGACAGAACAGAATTCATCTTTAACATCGCCGATCAATCAATCGAATCAAAATCCCTTTATTACGGGGTTGAAAAACTACGGAATGGCGATGAAATATGTTACGACCACATGCAATCCCACCAACGATAGCATCACATTTCACCCAATATACACATCACCTAATATGCACTCTGGTGGTTGTTTAATTCAGAACACGGAAGCTGGAATTCTAGTGCAAACCTCACCCATCGATATACAGCGGAAATTGGCTGGTGGCAGTTGTCTCATGCAgaagaaacatttttccaaTGAGGACGAGCGGCTAGTAATGTTTAAATACGTGGAGAATTTTGCTCATCAAACACTTGTCACATCGCAAAGCGGCTATTTAGAATTGCCTGAGAATAGGAGAATCCCACTTTCATCCAGAACGACAAGGGAAAATAACGAAACAATGAGCACCGAATCAAGGCAGCGAAAAATATTGACCAAAACAAATGATTGCTGCGACTGCAACGGTACAATTCAGCAGAATATTTGTCAgtgtcataaaaaattgacTGATACATCCGACGATTGCGATTCATTGCTATTCGAGCCTGTTGGTAATGGCATGCAGATCCGAGTAAACGCCAACATGCAGCTACCTGTGAACTTAAGTGACTGCCAAATAGACATTACGGCGACGGCAATGCCATGTAGCCAAATCGTGACGACGAAACcattttctagaaataaaCAAGAGCAGAACGAAGGGACGAAAGAGGAGAAacaaaagaaggaaaaggaagagaaaaaggagaaagagatcgCCATTCATTCGACGACGGCGTCTTGTTACCTTGCTGATCTTCTAGTATCTTCTAAGAGTTACATCAATAATAACGACAGTTTCATAAACGTACCGACAATCGCCCGCGAGCCCGCCGTCTTCCAGTCAACCCATTGCTTCAATGCTCAATTTGCTAACTCTGAGACAGTAGAACTTCCGAATAATTTCAGCAAAAGTGTTACCGTGAAAGACAGATCAGACAACTTGTACTGCGCGACAGAGAATCGGATTATCACGACTGGAAACAATAATGGTTGTAACAACAACGAGCGAAAAGAGAGAGCGCCGACTATTTCGGTGCCTCATCCTTGTGTGATGTCGAGTCCCTGGAGACTAGATACAAAGTTGTTCAACAAAAACGGAAAATTACACAAGATAAAAAGACTGTTGCAAACGTGCGGCTGGTACCATGAGAACATTAGTTGGAAGCAAAGTgagaatcttttaaaaaatacatccgTAGGTCGATGGCTAATGAGAGACAGCTCGGACAGTAGATATATCTTTGCAATATCCGTGCAGACGGCCAGAGGACCTACTTCCGTCAGGGTGTGCTattttcttaaacattttCAATTCGACGCTGAACCAGGACTGGCGTTGGCGATTCCGACTTTCGATTGCCCTATTACAATGTTGGAACACTACGTCGAATATTCGAAAAGGATGGATCGCAGAGAAGTGTGGGTTGATTATAGCGGGGAACTATATAGTCAGATCTATTTAACCAAGCCTCTGATTAAAGAAGTCAAATCGTTGTCACATTTGGCCAGACTCGTCGTGAATAGAAATAAACTGCCCACCGAACATCTGCCACTCTTGATAAGAAATTACCTCGCAGAGTATCCATACACCCTTTAA